The following are encoded in a window of Mustela nigripes isolate SB6536 chromosome 1, MUSNIG.SB6536, whole genome shotgun sequence genomic DNA:
- the LOC132013717 gene encoding tripartite motif-containing protein 75-like yields the protein MAVPAALAGLQAEANCPVCLDYLRDPVTTECGHNFCRCCIQQSWADLKDRFPCPVCRHTCQERHLRSNTQLGRMIDIAKLLHITRTKKRRPEEKHLCEKHNQVLTLFCEEDLEVLCPTCTQPPDHQGHLVRPMVEAASHHRQRLSRYIEPLKKQMENVQKLINIQSKKPLELKEKVENQRQELLSEFECLKQFLDRDQEAVLLRLADEEKDIQQKLSANITAFSNYISVLRGLLSKVVENSVLSEVELLSQIKNFYRRSEDEISPSIFSIQLRREGCSFPPQYSALQKIINKFRVDIILDHETAHPNLIVSEDKKYVTFSKRKQNVPHFPKRFTANTVVLGFPYFYSGRHYWEVEVGDKSEWAVGICKDSLPPKARRSSQAWQGCWVIQRQEDRYEVVGATATVLLLAVNPRGIGIFLDYELGEISFYNRTEKSHIYTFTDTFTRPLRPYFYVGPDSKPLRICMGTDCE from the coding sequence ATGGCAGTCCCAGCAGCCCTGGCAGGACTCCAGGCAGAAGCCAACTGTCCCGTCTGTCTGGATTACCTCAGAGACCCTGTCACCACCGAATGTGGGCACAACTTCTGTCGCTGCTGCATCCAGCAGTCCTGGGCTGATCTCAAGGACAGGTTCCCGTGCCCTGTGTGCCGTCACACGTGCCAGGAGAGGCACTTGAGGAGCAACACCCAGCTGGGAAGGATGATTGACATTGCCAAGCTCCTCCACATCACCAGGACCAAGAAGAGGAGGCCGGAAGAGAAACATTTGTGTGAGAAGCACAACCAGGTCCTGACCCTTTTCTGTGAGGAGGACCTCGAGGTGTTGTGTCCCACGTGCACACAGCCCCCTGACCACCAGGGCCACTTGGTGAGGCCCATGGTGGAGGCTGCCTCTCATCACAGGCAGAGGCTCAGCCGTTACATTGAGCCCTTGAAGAAGCAGATGGAAAATGTTCAGAAATTAATAAACATTCAAAGCAAAAAACCCTTAGAGCTGAAAGAAAAGGTGGAAAATCAAAGGCAGGAATTACTCTCTGAATTTGAGTGCTTGAAGCAATTTTTAGACCGTGATCAAGAAGCCGTTCTTTTGAGGCTAGCTGATGAAGAGAAAGACATTCAGCAGAAACTCAGTGCAAACATCACCGCATTTTCAAACTACATCTCCGTACTCAGAGGTCTGCTTAGTAAAGTAGTTGAGAACAGTGTGCTGTCTGAAGTGGAATTGCTGtcacaaattaaaaatttctacaGGAGGTCTGAGGATGAGATCAGTCCATCAATTTTCTCAATCCAGTTAAGAAGAGAAGGCTGCAGCTTTCCTCCCCAGTATTCTGCTTTgcagaaaattataaacaaatttagAGTAGACATTATCCTAGACCACGAGACGGCACACCCCAACTTGATTGTCTCAGAGGATAAGAAATACGTGACGTTTTcgaagagaaaacagaatgttCCTCATTTTCCAAAAAGGTTTACAGCCAACACAGTTGTCCTGggttttccatatttttactCTGGCAGGCATTACTGGGAGGTAGAAGTGGGAGACAAATCTGAATGGGCTGTGGGGATTTGCAAAGACTCACTCCCCCCTAAGGCCAGGAGATCTTCGCAGGCATGGCAGGGCTGCTGGGTGATTCAGCGGCAGGAAGATCGCTATGAGGTGGTGGGAGCCACGGCAACCGTGCTGCTTTTGGCTGTGAACCCCAGAGGCATTGGCATTTTCTTGGACTATGAGCTGGGTGAGATCTCATTTTATAACAGGACTGAAAAATCTCACATCTATACTTTCACTGACACTTTTACTAGACCTCTTAGGCCTTATTTCTATGTAGGACCTGATTCAAAACCTCTCAGGATCTGTATGGGGACAGATTGTGAGTGA